The window TGTATCAAGAGCACCAACCGGCGCCGGTTGACGGTTCTCCGTCATGATGGGGGAGTCTTTGGGTTATACACACAGGGTTCTCCTACACACTCCAAACCAGTCGCTTTTTTTAGTCTTGAAAGCAGTCCCACGATAACACCGTTTGTCAGTCGCTAACAGTCGCTACCAAATATGTTACTCCCAAGACTTCAAAGCACCAAATGAGCAAGTGATTTTCATGCCTTTATATACCTTCATGGCCGAATTGTGACGTCATAAATTCCCGCGCGTAAtggaatacaaaaaagaaaaaaaaagaacatacgtCATCTGGTCCTTTCAAACGATTACATGATCCAATGATGTTCAATGTTAACGACAATTTGTTGTATCCTGTACATCGCGGGTTGTAAGTATAGcagttttatttatcaattttatgACACCTTAAAGCataaagaaacagaagaaaacagaagGTCTCTTGTATTCTCATAAACAGTGGTAACCCAGGTTTAAATTGGGCTGGGGCCATCTGGGGTTTGATCACTGCACAGAGACTCCGAGCCTCTACATTAACGCTTCATTAAAGCCAGACAAGTAAAGTTTAGTTAAGCATGCTGaggtaaaaaaatctaaatgaaaagttgtatatttaaaatacagttagtTATGCAACATCACACAACGTTTTTACCATTAAGACTGTTTAACGGAACAATAAACAGTTAAATAAGCAATTACAATATTATTAGGTCACTTACATTTTAGGCGGAACAGCGCACCTCATGGATAACAGCCGATTCATTCCTGAATAATTCCCTGTTCTGAACGAATcggttgagtcaatgattcagtagcTCATGCGTAACCATCtgatgaatcagccgtttgaacgaatcgCTTGAATGAACaactcagtgactcactcataaaacGCTCACTGCTGGCACCTACTGGCggtttaatttagttaaaaattATCCTTTCCAACATAATTTCTTGTTTGtatattccaaaataaatatttgaaacaatGTCATAACATTATTCAATgcacttgtattttttttcagtgtaacttatttaattttataacgTAGAGATTACAATAATCATATTAGTATAAttgaatttattgattaaatgtaaGAGTTTGAAATGAAAGATGACATATTAATTAGGGTGGAGCGAAATGCCCTCCATAAAGGCAAAAAATGCCCttggattaaatataaaaaaaacatgcagatttATATGTCACAGCTGTTAGAAATCTGATAAGAatattgcttcagaataaatcatatttcataATCCGAATTGAGGCTAAAGCAAAAGGAGGCCCTACTGAGTATTGAGTACATTAAATTAGCATACCTTACAGAAAGccattggtggggttttgttaaatatgagccaaaatcatcacaataaaaataaccaaagacttaaactacttcagtctgtgtgcatcgaatttatttaatacacaaatgtaactttttgagttgaattactgaaataaatgaacttttccacaacattttaatttattgagatgcacctgtatgcatTGGCCTCTCCAGACAATTTtaattgggggggcaatgggggtcctggtcatttcaaggggggtctcatgaaaccaacaaaaatacagtggacatggctaataactgcatattactgctactaaacaacacagaatattatctactttgttttttattaattaatcaattgcagtttgcaaacaatatgctcaaactaaagcatttattcattcaaataataatgactaagcattcattcattaaataccgtattttccacactataaggTGCACAGGATTATAGAGCGCatcttcaatgaatggcctattttagaattgttttcatatataggatGCACCGGATCATAAGgagcatagaatagaagatactgcactcaaacgtttgactgggtttgcgttatgcatccactagatggagctgtgctaaagggaatgtcaacattttgacagagcgccttgatccatatataaggcgctccggattataaggccTACTGTCGATTTTTGAGAAAATTTAAAGATTTTAAGcacgccttatagtgcggaaaatattGTAAGCATTCATTCATTAAGCATTAAATTAAAGTGTAATGCTGTTAACAAACTTCAtagtcacgggaagaaggaggcgggaaccggcggacatttaaataaagctttaataataaaataatcacaatacAGCGCAACAGCCTCTCACAGACGACTGCCGggcacaaacaaaaccaataaacaaaatacaacacaaaacAACAGGGTGGCCATGACAGGAGTTGTTTTCTGAGGTTGTGTTTTACGCTGTGACctgaaataaaagataaattGGCATTATTTGTCTAAATACTTTTACTTATCTTAAGTTCATGGCGACTGATGATCAAACTAAACCAACAAAAAGCTTAACTAGTCTTAGACGCCGTACCTTAAACCAGTCGTGGAGATGCATCTTGTCCAGACTGAGTCTCTTCTGTGGATCAGGCTGCAGACAATCACAAATCATCTGGCAGCATTCTGTGaagagtagaaaaaaaaaaagaatatattttatatattatattataaacatatacTTTACACCTGCTCTCTTTGAAGCTATTGGTCCTTTTTGTATGATCTGGAGTTCATTGTTTGATGAAGATCTCACCTTTTGACAAGCCAGGTCTGGTCCAGAGGTTCACAGTGATCTTGTGTCGATCGATGGATGTAGGGCAATCCCCGCACAGCATTTCAAACAAGATGAACCCTAGTGTCCACACTGTGGTTGGCTTTGCTTTGTACCTGCCCTTCAAGTTGAACTCAGGTGGACAGTACTCTTTCGTGCCTGCATGAAAGATGTCTGATGTTTAATCAATTATCGCAGCATGTTGAGTGCATATAAGATGTGTATCTGTGAGATAATTAATAAAGCGCTTCATAACACATACCACAAAAGGATTTGAAGGCAGATCTCTTCATGACTGCACCGCAGCCGAAGTCAATTAATTTGACCTCCATGGTGTCCTGGTTCACCAAGATGTTCTCCAGTTTTATATCACGATGGAAGACGCCACGATCACAGCAAGTTTTAGCCGCATCAATGATCTGCCGCATAATATTTCTAGCAATCCCCTCGTCAAGCTTTTCTTCATCATCCACAAAAGTAAACAAATCCACGCAAGGCACTGGTCGCTCCATGACTATCACGTAGTGATCTGTGTCATCCTCCCAGTCAAGCAGCTTAATGATCTGGGAAACGCTGGGGCCATTGTTGGCCATGAGCATCAGGCCAATCTCCATTGGCAGACGTTTGGGATGACCACGCTAACAGAAAGAAAACATGATGCTTAGATGGAGGTGGTTTCCcaaattattcacaaataatttCTAGTAAAGCTCAACTGTAGACTGTGGTTAAAATGAATATAGGGTGTGATCAACTGAAAAGAGTGAAAAAGAGACAATGAAACAGAGAGTGCAGTCTACTCACCACTCTGATGTATGACATGTCTGGCGACTTCTCTGAACATTTCACAGCCACCTAATCAACAAAACAAAGAACGAATAATTAGCACGCGCAGATAGTTGATACCCCTCTAGTCATAAATCCTAAACAGATCAAATTGTGTACCTTAAGTCCATCCTCGCAGCGAGTCCCTTCATAAACTCTGCCACATCCTCCTTCACCAAGCATGCGGCCGATTTTATATTGCTTGTGGCCTGTTATCACACAAACAATTGTGATGAGTatgaaatgcaattttatattatactgtTTATATAATGGTTTCTAATAACATTTTCTAATTCTCCCAGATTTCTTCTTCTTACCCTTGTCCAGGATGTCCTGCACGAGCTGTTCCTCAGTAGAGAGGACTTCCTCTCTCCCTGCCTCCGTTCTCCCTCCATCGTTCTCACCAGCACTAACAGGCGTCTCTTCAGACCTGGTGGGGGAGTCTTTGGGTTGTACGCTGTGCTCGTGTACACTTTGGTCTACTAACAGATTTAGCACAAGTTTTGAATTAATATCCtaaaaaaaagagtaaagttTAAGAAAATGTTACTGTCACTCAAAAATGTTTGGTGTGATAATGTtagcagtgtttttcttttccttaatGGAAAGGAAGAGTAAGAGAAGTTTCTGTAATTGAAGAATCAGtcatttatcaatatttgcaTCATCATGACATGTTTTTGTGATTGTACCATCGCTATCTCTCCAGTGCGTTCCCGCCTCTGTCCAGTATTTCTCTTCCACTTCGGCCAGATCATATGTTCCAGCTCCACTGCAAGGAAAGTGAAGAGCAGGCCACTTCCAgaagctcttcttcttcttcttcttctcttctctcccttcctcctctcttcctccatcaATCTCAGCAGCACTAACAGACAGATGAGGATGACGGCTCTCTGATGTGATGGGGCCGTCTTTGGGATGTACACAGCGTTCACTCTGGTCTATTAACAGACAAACAATTGAGGTAAATatgaaatacaattttacatGTAAATTTGAATCTGTGCTAGTATTTATATCATGTCCTAATTCTCATATATGTTTTAATCTTACTCTTGTCCAGGACGCTGTGTTTCTGCTGTTCCTCAGCAGCAAGGAGGTCTTCAGGAGCTGGATctatatcaattaaataaattaaaaagagtgAAATTTTATACACTGAAATTATTCTGTTCTTGATTTAGGAGTAGGTCTGAATTGAATTTATATCCTACAATTTAaactcttaaaataataataataataataatatgtttcctGTTACTCTAAAATGTTTGGTGTGATAATTACAGCAGTGTTTTGGGAGAgtgataatttttataattattttattttataataatgataaggGGGAATAACATAAATTCCTGTGACTGAATATTTAGTGATTGATCAGTGTTTGATGTGAGTGTACCATCGCTATCTCTCCACTGTGTTTCCGCCTCTG is drawn from Carassius auratus strain Wakin chromosome 40, ASM336829v1, whole genome shotgun sequence and contains these coding sequences:
- the LOC113058309 gene encoding serine/threonine-protein kinase pim-2-like isoform X3; protein product: MTENRQPAPVGALDTDGGRTMKSFWKWAALHFPSRRKGTYDLAKAEEKYGTEAETQWRDSDDPAPEDLLAAEEQQKHSVLDKNQSERCVHPKDGPITSESRHPHLSVSAAEIDGGREEEGREEKKKKKKSFWKWPALHFPCSGAGTYDLAEVEEKYWTEAGTHWRDSDVDQSVHEHSVQPKDSPTRSEETPVSAGENDGGRTEAGREEVLSTEEQLVQDILDKGHKQYKIGRMLGEGGCGRVYEGTRCEDGLKVAVKCSEKSPDMSYIRVRGHPKRLPMEIGLMLMANNGPSVSQIIKLLDWEDDTDHYVIVMERPVPCVDLFTFVDDEEKLDEGIARNIMRQIIDAAKTCCDRGVFHRDIKLENILVNQDTMEVKLIDFGCGAVMKRSAFKSFCGTKEYCPPEFNLKGRYKAKPTTVWTLGFILFEMLCGDCPTSIDRHKITVNLWTRPGLSKECCQMICDCLQPDPQKRLSLDKMHLHDWFKVTA
- the LOC113058309 gene encoding serine/threonine-protein kinase pim-2-like isoform X2 → MTENRQPAPVGALDTDGGRTMKSFWKWAALHFPSRRKGTYDLAKAEEKYGTEAETQWRDSDDPAPEDLLAAEEQQKHSVLDKNQSERCVHPKDGPITSESRHPHLSVSAAEIDGGREEEGREEKKKKKKSFWKWPALHFPCSGAGTYDLAEVEEKYWTEAGTHWRDSDDQSVHEHSVQPKDSPTRSEETPVSAGENDGGRTEAGREEVLSTEEQLVQDILDKGHKQYKIGRMLGEGGCGRVYEGTRCEDGLKVAVKCSEKSPDMSYIRVRGHPKRLPMEIGLMLMANNGPSVSQIIKLLDWEDDTDHYVIVMERPVPCVDLFTFVDDEEKLDEGIARNIMRQIIDAAKTCCDRGVFHRDIKLENILVNQDTMEVKLIDFGCGAVMKRSAFKSFCGTKEYCPPEFNLKGRYKAKPTTVWTLGFILFEMLCGDCPTSIDRHKITVNLWTRPGLSKECCQMICDCLQPDPQKRLSLDKMHLHDWFKVRRLRLVKLFVGLV
- the LOC113058309 gene encoding serine/threonine-protein kinase pim-2-like isoform X1, translated to MTENRQPAPVGALDTDGGRTMKSFWKWAALHFPSRRKGTYDLAKAEEKYGTEAETQWRDSDDPAPEDLLAAEEQQKHSVLDKNQSERCVHPKDGPITSESRHPHLSVSAAEIDGGREEEGREEKKKKKKSFWKWPALHFPCSGAGTYDLAEVEEKYWTEAGTHWRDSDVDQSVHEHSVQPKDSPTRSEETPVSAGENDGGRTEAGREEVLSTEEQLVQDILDKGHKQYKIGRMLGEGGCGRVYEGTRCEDGLKVAVKCSEKSPDMSYIRVRGHPKRLPMEIGLMLMANNGPSVSQIIKLLDWEDDTDHYVIVMERPVPCVDLFTFVDDEEKLDEGIARNIMRQIIDAAKTCCDRGVFHRDIKLENILVNQDTMEVKLIDFGCGAVMKRSAFKSFCGTKEYCPPEFNLKGRYKAKPTTVWTLGFILFEMLCGDCPTSIDRHKITVNLWTRPGLSKECCQMICDCLQPDPQKRLSLDKMHLHDWFKVRRLRLVKLFVGLV